The nucleotide sequence TCGATGAGATCGAGTAAAGACGGGGCTGCAGTTTCTTTAAATTGGCGATGATCTCTGTGAGCGCCGGCAGCGGCTTGGGCGCGGCCTCCAGCACATCGAGCACGTCGAGAAGCGTGGCGGCGGGTTCGACCTTGAGCGTGGCAAGGAGTTTCGGCGCGGGTTTGCCGAGATCGAAATTGGCGGTCAAGGCACTGCGTAGCGGGAGTTCGCCGACCGGGGTGGCTACCGCTTCCTCACCATCGCAACCCAGCAGAGCGAGCACGGATCCGACGAGTTCCGGGTCGTTGGTGGGCACGACGGCCAGGGCGTCGCCGGCTTCGTAGTTGAGGCCTGAACCTTCGAGAGAAAACTCAACGTGATTGACCTCTTTGGCGGAGCCTTCCGCGTTGAGATTGTGCACGGCCAAAATCGGAGCGGGGAAGGGATTCTTCTTCCCGTAGGCGAGGGTTTCCGGGGGCGCTTCGGTGGATGGAGCCGTGGGGGTTGCAGCAACGCCGCCAGCACCGAGGGCGTTGAGGGAATCGTCGAGCCACTTGGCAAAGGCATCGTCGTAGTCGACGTCGCAGTCGACGCGGTCGAGCACCCGAGTCGCGCCGAGTTTAGCGAAAGCTTCGTCGAAGTCTTTGCCGCATTGGCAGAACAACTCGTAGTTGGTGTCGCCCAACGCGCAGATGCTGAAACGTAGCGCCGCCGGGAGCGCGGCGGCATCCGCGGCGCGCAGCGCGTCCCACAGATCCTTCGCGTTGTCGGGTGGCTCGCCGTCGCCGTAAGTGCTGGTGATGACGAGCACGTTTTCGGCTGTCGCCAATTCGGCCGGGCTTGCGGCGGCCATGTCCACAATCGTCGGCGCGAACCCACGCTGGCTCGCGGCTTTGGCGGCTTGCTTGGCGAGGGACTCGGCGGTGCCGGTCTGGGAACCCCACAGGATGGTCAAGGGATGCAGGGGGGCGGCGACGGGGGCGGGGGCACCGGCGGGAGCGCGCGAAAACATGCCGGCAAAGAAGCCGTTGAGCCAGGCCCGTTGATCGGGCGAAAAGGGCGCGCTGTCGGGGACGAAAGGAACGGAGGTGCTCATACGGATATCATTTCCTGAAGTTCGCCGACCGAGTGGCGGCGGGTCCACGCGACGAACGTCTCGCCGGTGTCGTGTTTTTCCTGATACGTGTCGACGATCCGGTCCACCAGCGCCGGCAGTTCGTCGTGGCCGACGCCTTTGAAGATTTCGCGAGCAATGCCCTGTTCGTTGTCCATGCCGCCGCCGAGCACGATGTGGTATCCTTCGCGGCCGTCCTTGAGTTTGGTGGCGATGCCACCGATATCACCGCAGTAGTGCTGGGCACAGGAGTGAGCGCAACCGGTGAGGTGGATATTGAGCGGGAAGTCGGATTCCTTTTTACCGCGCAAGTGTTTGGCCACAGCGTTGGCATGCGCCTTGGTATCGGCGGCGGCGTATTTGCAGCCTTGGTTTCCGGTGCAGGCGATCACGCAGCCGGCCGTGGTGGATGGTTTGGTGGTGAGGCCGATGCGTTCGAGGCTGTGTTCGACGCTGGAAGTAAAGGCGTTGGGCACGTAGGGCAGCAGGAAGTTTTGCCACACCGTGAGGCGGATTTCGCCGCGGCCGAAGTTCTCGGCGAGATCAGCCACGCGACGGACCTGCCGGGTCGACAGCTGGCCGACGGGAACGACCGGACCGATGTAGTTCAGACCCTGCTCAGATTGGCGATACACGCCGACGTGGCCGTGCTTCACCACTTGATGGCGAGGCGCGCATTTTTCGCGGGGCAGACGGACCAGATCGAACGCGAGTTTTTCCTGGGCAGCGGCGATAAATTTATCAAACCCCCAGCTATCGAGCACGTATTTGAGGCGCGCTTTTTTGCGGTTCGTGCGATCACCGCTTTCGGCAAAAACCCGGATCATGGCAGCGGCCAAGGGCACGGCTTCGGAGGGCTTGATGAGCAGACCGGTATCGCGGGCGAAATCCTTGTGGCCGGTGATGCCGCCGAGGCAGACGCGGAAGTAGACGCCGGGTTCGATGTCGGCGACACCTTCGCCCACGCGGACGGCAAAAAAGCCAATGTCGTTGGTGTCGGCGGCGGCGGAGATGGTGCCGCCACCGTCGAAAGCGATGTTGAACTTGCGTGGCAAACCGTAGAGGTCGCGGTTGTTGAGGATGAAGTGATGCACCGCTCTCGCATACGGGCGCACGTCGAGGATCTCGTCGCGATCAAAGCCGGCGGTGGGGGTTGCCGTGATGTTGCGGATGTTGTCCGCCCCGGAGCCCTTGGAGGTGAGCCCCAAGTCCTGCACCCGCGTGAGAACGTTGATGATGTCTTTGGGCTTAAACTCGCGGATTTGGAAGTTGGCTCGTGTCGTGATGTCGAGACGACCGTTGCCGAGATCATCGGCCAGGTCGGCCAGGCCCCGCAATTGGGTGGAGGTGACGATGCCCGCCGGAATGCGGAGGCGCAGCATGAAGCTGTCCTGGGCCGGGGCGACGTGAAAGAGACCGAAGAACTTGAAGCGAAAACAATCAGCGTCATCCGGAAAACGGTCGGCTTCGGCGTGTTCGACCATCTTTTCCCAGACATCCAAACCGTTTAGTTCGTGTTTCCATACCTCCGGTTTACAGAGATCGTCGATGGGAGTGCCGAAGACGCTATCCTCCACCGGGGGGGCACCGAGGTTGACCCCGCCCGCCGCCGCATCACCGGTCAACTGGCCTTGAGCATCGATGCCGACGAACGGCAACTGTCCCGAGGCCACGGCACCAGCGAGGAAACCTTGCAGGTATTCCTTTTGCTCGGTGGAAAACTCACCAGAGACGGGGGGAAAGGGAGTTGAATTGCTCACGATGTTATCCAAGCACTGCCGGTGCCATGAAGGCGGAATGGTTAATTAGTATTGGGAATCGAATTGCTCGTAATCATGAGCGTGGTGACTGATCGGAGTCCGCGGAGCGGTGCCAACTGAACACGCGCCAGGGTTTCCTTGAGCACAAAGGGAGCCGGATGACCGGCTCCCGACGAATGAACCGACGTCAGTAGGCAAAATTCAGCTCGATGCTGAAGCGGTCGGTGTCGCGGGCGTAGCCGTCGCTGCTGAATGAAGCAAACTTGGCCACCGCCGTGAACCGGGAGGCGAATTTATAGGCGGCAACCAAGTCAATCTCGGTGCCATAGTCGGCGCCGCCCACGTCGGAGGAAAAGTCGTGGTAGAACGCGGTCAGGTTAACTCCGCCGATTTTGCCGCCGATGCTCACGTAGATGTCTTCCAAACCGGTGCCGGGAGTGCCGAGGAAAAGATCGGCGAAGCCATTAAATTTGTGGAGGGTGGCGAGGGGCGTCTTGAAGCCCTGGCCATTGTCGGCCCCGAGAACTTCATAGCCAATCTTGGCGGTGATGCCACCGAACTTCGCTCCCAGCTCACCCAGGTAGTAAGTGGCCGAATAGTTGGCGGGGCTGTTGCCGTAGTCGGACTGTGTGGCGAGCTCGAACCGGTAAAGCACGGTAAGCCCGTCGTCGATCTTGGCGGAGCCGTCGTAGCTGGCACCGTAGGTCGCGGTGGAATTGGCGGCCGCATTGTCGAAATCCAACAGGTAGGCATAACCCGCGAGCGTGCCGGAACCGAGGCCCTTGTAGCCCACGTTGAAAACGTGGCTGTCGGACTGCCAATCACGCACATCACTGAAGATGCGGTTGATGTGCCAGAGGTAGCCGTAGGTCACGGTCGTGTCGGCGGCGGGTTGGCCCACGACGGTGAACGCATCGTAGGTTTGCTGATCCTGACGCCAGCCGACGTCGCCGATGAAGCGGGCTCCGTCGAGCACGAAACGCTGGCGTCCTAGTTTTCCAGATACACTTTGCCCGGCATAACCAAGAAAGGACTGGTTGACCTCCGTGCCCTCGATATCGGCGATGACCGCCTGGCCGGCTCCTCCGGGGTTGAGACCGGCTTGGTTGTAGCTGTCGGAGTCGAGCGCATGGACGTCTTCTCCTTCGAGCATGAAATACCAGCCATTGAATTTACCGGAAGTGAATCCAAGGCGGTTGCGCAGGGTGACCGCTTTGGAATCGGCGACGCCGGGCTGGTCACCGTATTCAAAGCGGGCTCGGGAGGCGAGTGAGACCTTTCCTTCGGAAAAAACCTCGTCGAGAGTCGACGCGGCGGATGCGGTGATCGCGGCGGCGGTGAGGCCGCAGATCGAGGTGAGTAGACACAGTTTGGTCATGATAGGAGGGAGGGACGCAGGGTGCAGGTGTGGTGTAGGTCGCGTCAGAACAAGGCCGCGATGGAGTCGGTCATGCGCTGACGAAAGTTGCGGGGCGGCGATGCTTTGACCGCATCACCGGACGGGGCCGCAGGCGCGGCGGGTTTACTTTTTTTGGCGTGCTCACACTCGTCGAGAAAGCGGAGCAAGCGTTCGCGGTAAGCGAAAAATTTGTCATCGACCATCATGTCCTCCCGGACGCGGGGACGGGGAAAATCGATTTCCATGAGCGAGCCGACCCGGGCCCCGGGGCCGTTGGTCATCATGCAAATCCGATCCGACATGTAGACGGCCTCATCGACATCGTGGGTGATCAACATGGTCGTGATTTGGTCGCGGCTCAATACGCCGAGGATCACGTCCTGCAGCTCCATGCGGGTGAGCGAATCCAGACGACCAAACGGTTCGTCCAGGAGCAGGATCTTGGGTTTGAGTGCGATGGCGCGGGCGATGCCGACGCGCTGTTGCATGCCGCCCGACATTTCGCGCGGATACTTTTCCATGGCGGAGCCCAGTCCCACCGCCGACAGGGCGTAGGCGACGATGTCTTTTTTCTCCTGCTTGGAGGCATGCGGGTAGACCTCTTTCACTCCCAGCATCACGTTGCCAGAAGCCGTGAGCCAGGGGAGCAAGCACGGGGCTTGAAACACGACGGAACGATCGGGTGCGGGACCGGAGATCTCCCGCCCGTCGACCACGATGCCGCCGTCGCTGATGGGGTTGAGTCCGGCGATCATGGTGAGCACGGTGGACTTGCCGCAGCCGGAATGACCGATAACCGAGATGAACTCACCTTGGCGGACCTTGAGATCAAAGCCGTCGACGACTTTGATCTCGGCCCCGAACGGATTGGGGTAGGCTTTGACGAGATTGGAAATTTCCAGGTAGCGATCGTTTTTCATGCGGCGTGAGAATTGTTTTTGTCCGCCGAATCGTGCACGGCGTTGGCATCGATGGTGGCCTGATGCTGCACCGCCCTCGGGGGCAGACGGCGACCGGTGGAGAAATCGGCGGGCAGGACTTTGGGCATCTCGAATTGTTGATCCACGCGCAGGGCTTTGGCTTCGCGATTCAGGCCCAGCAGATAATTGGTGATCTCAGCCTTAAGCTGTTTGAACTTCGGGTCGTGATTGAGGGCCGTGCGGTCGCGGGGACGGTCGAGGGTGACATCGAAGGAAGTCGCGAGGGTGGCCTGGGGGCCCATGGTGAGTGGGATGACGCGATCGGCGAGCAAGAGAGCCTCATCGACGTCGTTGGTGATGAGCACAACCGTGCGTTTATCCTGCTCCCAAATGCGGGTGATTTCGTCCTGCAGATTGGCGCGGGTGAGCGCATCGAGGGCGGAAAGCGGCTCGTCGAGCAACAGCACTTCGGGCTGCATGGAAAGGGTGCGGGCGAGGGACACGCGTTGGCGCATGCCACCGGAAAGTTCGCTGGGTTTTTTCTCACGCGCCGGCGAGAGATTGACCTTGGCAATATAACGATCGACGTGCGCTTTCCGCTCGGCCTTGGACAGCGCGGGGAAGACGGACTTGACGGCCAAATCGATATTTTCCGCCACACTGAGCCAGGGCAGGAGCGAATAGTTCTGAAAGACGATGCCCCGCTCCGGGCCGGGCTCGGCGACCACCTTTCCGCCCATGCGAACTTCGCCCGTATCGGGAAACTGGAGACCGGCGAGCAGATTGATCAATGTCGATTTACCCGACCCCGAGAAGCCGATAATGGCGACAAATTCGTTCTCCTCGACCGCCAGGTTCACCGCGGAGAGAACCTCCGTGCGGTTGTTCGTCGGTCCGTAACCGACGGAGACGTTCGTAAGTTCCAGAAAAGACATGATCAGATTGCGGTCGTGCCGCCGTCGAAGGCCACGAGGCGTTGGAGGATAATCATGATGCGGTCGAAAAGCAGGCCGATGAAGCCGACCACGAACACGACCACGAACATTTGGGCGAAGGTTTGCGACGAACCGTTGTTGAACATGTCCCAGACGAATTTGCCGATGCCTTCACTCGACGAAAGCAGCTCTCCGGCGATCAGCACCATCCATCCGACTCCGAGCGAGATGCGCAGGCCGGCGAACATCAGCGGAAGGGCCGAGGGAATCACAATCTTGAAGAGGCGGGCAAAGAAGCCGAGGCGCAGCACGCGGGCCACGTTGATGTGATCCTTGTCGATGGCGGCCACGCCGAAGGCGGTGTTGACCAGGGTCGGCCACAGCGAACACATCGTGACGGTGAGGGCGGAAGCGATGAAGGCCGGATTCACATCCATGCCGGCGAGTCCCGGGATGTGATCGAGAAAGCGAAGGACCGCGGAATCGGAGGGGTCGGGAATGAATCCGCCGACAATGACGAAAATAATCGGAAGCCACACGATGGGCGAGACCGGCTTGAACAGCGAAATGAGCGGTGTCATCGCGGCCATGAAGATACGGCTGAGCCCGCAGAGAATGCCGAAGGGAATGGCGATGACCGACGCCACGATGAAACCAACCAATACACAGCGCACCGAGCGGTCGATTTGAGCCGGTAGCGTCCACGGTTTGGAGTAGGTGGAGGTTTCCAAGGTCGCGATAATCTCGTGCTGTTGTTGGATGGCGGCCGCCGCTTTCACTGCGGTCGCCGCATCCGGCGCGGTCGCGAGTTGAGTTTCGAGCTCGGCGAGCTTGGTGGTCGCTGCCGTGACTTTGATTTCGCGGTTTTCCGTGGTGAGAAAGTCGCGGCGTTTACGAAGGAACTGCAGCTCCTCGGCCAGCGCGTTGCTCTCGGCGCGAGCGGCGATCAAGGGCGGGTATTTGGCGTTTTCAAGGGCGGAACGTTCATCGCGCAGGGTCTGAATCTCGGCGGTCTCCCGCGCGGTGGCGGCCTTGTCGGCATCCACGGCAGCGAGCAGTCGAAGACGATCCGCGTCGGTG is from Synoicihabitans lomoniglobus and encodes:
- a CDS encoding sulfite reductase subunit alpha — encoded protein: MSTSVPFVPDSAPFSPDQRAWLNGFFAGMFSRAPAGAPAPVAAPLHPLTILWGSQTGTAESLAKQAAKAASQRGFAPTIVDMAAASPAELATAENVLVITSTYGDGEPPDNAKDLWDALRAADAAALPAALRFSICALGDTNYELFCQCGKDFDEAFAKLGATRVLDRVDCDVDYDDAFAKWLDDSLNALGAGGVAATPTAPSTEAPPETLAYGKKNPFPAPILAVHNLNAEGSAKEVNHVEFSLEGSGLNYEAGDALAVVPTNDPELVGSVLALLGCDGEEAVATPVGELPLRSALTANFDLGKPAPKLLATLKVEPAATLLDVLDVLEAAPKPLPALTEIIANLKKLQPRLYSISSSPKAHENQVHLTVGAVRYEVGGRARKGVCSTFLGERGLTAGTAGVFVHANKAFRPPADPSLPMIMVGPGTGIAPFRAFLEEREATAAPGKNWLFFGDQHAATDYLYEDQIGAWQKSGLLNRVDTAFSRDQEKKVYVQDRMREAGAELWSWLSVGGHFYVCGDAKRMAKDVDTALHDIVIEHGGKTADEAADFIKALKADKRYARDVY
- a CDS encoding NirA family protein — protein: MSNSTPFPPVSGEFSTEQKEYLQGFLAGAVASGQLPFVGIDAQGQLTGDAAAGGVNLGAPPVEDSVFGTPIDDLCKPEVWKHELNGLDVWEKMVEHAEADRFPDDADCFRFKFFGLFHVAPAQDSFMLRLRIPAGIVTSTQLRGLADLADDLGNGRLDITTRANFQIREFKPKDIINVLTRVQDLGLTSKGSGADNIRNITATPTAGFDRDEILDVRPYARAVHHFILNNRDLYGLPRKFNIAFDGGGTISAAADTNDIGFFAVRVGEGVADIEPGVYFRVCLGGITGHKDFARDTGLLIKPSEAVPLAAAMIRVFAESGDRTNRKKARLKYVLDSWGFDKFIAAAQEKLAFDLVRLPREKCAPRHQVVKHGHVGVYRQSEQGLNYIGPVVPVGQLSTRQVRRVADLAENFGRGEIRLTVWQNFLLPYVPNAFTSSVEHSLERIGLTTKPSTTAGCVIACTGNQGCKYAAADTKAHANAVAKHLRGKKESDFPLNIHLTGCAHSCAQHYCGDIGGIATKLKDGREGYHIVLGGGMDNEQGIAREIFKGVGHDELPALVDRIVDTYQEKHDTGETFVAWTRRHSVGELQEMISV
- a CDS encoding alginate export family protein, whose product is MTKLCLLTSICGLTAAAITASAASTLDEVFSEGKVSLASRARFEYGDQPGVADSKAVTLRNRLGFTSGKFNGWYFMLEGEDVHALDSDSYNQAGLNPGGAGQAVIADIEGTEVNQSFLGYAGQSVSGKLGRQRFVLDGARFIGDVGWRQDQQTYDAFTVVGQPAADTTVTYGYLWHINRIFSDVRDWQSDSHVFNVGYKGLGSGTLAGYAYLLDFDNAAANSTATYGASYDGSAKIDDGLTVLYRFELATQSDYGNSPANYSATYYLGELGAKFGGITAKIGYEVLGADNGQGFKTPLATLHKFNGFADLFLGTPGTGLEDIYVSIGGKIGGVNLTAFYHDFSSDVGGADYGTEIDLVAAYKFASRFTAVAKFASFSSDGYARDTDRFSIELNFAY
- a CDS encoding ABC transporter ATP-binding protein, which codes for MKNDRYLEISNLVKAYPNPFGAEIKVVDGFDLKVRQGEFISVIGHSGCGKSTVLTMIAGLNPISDGGIVVDGREISGPAPDRSVVFQAPCLLPWLTASGNVMLGVKEVYPHASKQEKKDIVAYALSAVGLGSAMEKYPREMSGGMQQRVGIARAIALKPKILLLDEPFGRLDSLTRMELQDVILGVLSRDQITTMLITHDVDEAVYMSDRICMMTNGPGARVGSLMEIDFPRPRVREDMMVDDKFFAYRERLLRFLDECEHAKKSKPAAPAAPSGDAVKASPPRNFRQRMTDSIAALF
- a CDS encoding ABC transporter ATP-binding protein encodes the protein MSFLELTNVSVGYGPTNNRTEVLSAVNLAVEENEFVAIIGFSGSGKSTLINLLAGLQFPDTGEVRMGGKVVAEPGPERGIVFQNYSLLPWLSVAENIDLAVKSVFPALSKAERKAHVDRYIAKVNLSPAREKKPSELSGGMRQRVSLARTLSMQPEVLLLDEPLSALDALTRANLQDEITRIWEQDKRTVVLITNDVDEALLLADRVIPLTMGPQATLATSFDVTLDRPRDRTALNHDPKFKQLKAEITNYLLGLNREAKALRVDQQFEMPKVLPADFSTGRRLPPRAVQHQATIDANAVHDSADKNNSHAA
- a CDS encoding ABC transporter permease, translated to MKYKILKGLDLAGLQVFDPVVRLCYGEEPQAQLRKIGQFIVIPVITFLLFLMFWDFAGPRHTTKSGEVPTPGVVLDAADGVLTFHQRETIKGEDLLLSGAKREAALAEVESRLTEVEPLAAAAADHLKNTEVAAREHLTASTAALNAAYRAKRLEYRDTAKARQAELTTLAASVINGTDADRLRLLAAVDADKAATARETAEIQTLRDERSALENAKYPPLIAARAESNALAEELQFLRKRRDFLTTENREIKVTAATTKLAELETQLATAPDAATAVKAAAAIQQQHEIIATLETSTYSKPWTLPAQIDRSVRCVLVGFIVASVIAIPFGILCGLSRIFMAAMTPLISLFKPVSPIVWLPIIFVIVGGFIPDPSDSAVLRFLDHIPGLAGMDVNPAFIASALTVTMCSLWPTLVNTAFGVAAIDKDHINVARVLRLGFFARLFKIVIPSALPLMFAGLRISLGVGWMVLIAGELLSSSEGIGKFVWDMFNNGSSQTFAQMFVVVFVVGFIGLLFDRIMIILQRLVAFDGGTTAI